In one Parageobacillus genomosp. 1 genomic region, the following are encoded:
- the rplP gene encoding 50S ribosomal protein L16 yields MLMPKRVKYRREHRGRMKGRAKGGTEVHFGEYGLQALESAWITNRQIEAARRAMTRYMRRGGKVWIKIFPSKPYTAKPLEVRMGSGKGAPEGWVAVVKPGKVMFEIGGVSEEVAREALRLASHKLPIKCKFVKREEIGGEANES; encoded by the coding sequence ATGTTAATGCCAAAACGCGTAAAATATCGCCGTGAACATCGCGGACGCATGAAAGGTCGCGCAAAAGGCGGCACGGAAGTACATTTTGGTGAATACGGATTGCAAGCGTTGGAATCCGCTTGGATTACCAACCGTCAAATCGAGGCAGCTCGTCGTGCGATGACTCGTTATATGAGACGTGGCGGTAAAGTGTGGATTAAAATTTTCCCTTCTAAACCATATACAGCAAAACCGTTGGAAGTGCGGATGGGTTCCGGTAAAGGTGCTCCTGAAGGTTGGGTAGCTGTCGTTAAACCAGGTAAAGTAATGTTTGAAATTGGCGGTGTTTCGGAGGAAGTAGCGCGTGAAGCATTGCGTCTTGCTTCTCACAAACTTCCGATTAAATGCAAATTCGTAAAACGCGAAGAAATTGGTGGTGAAGCAAATGAAAGCTAA
- the rpmC gene encoding 50S ribosomal protein L29, whose translation MKAKEIRDLTTAEIEQKIKALKEELFNLRFQLATGQLENTARIRQVRKDIARMKTIIREREIAANK comes from the coding sequence ATGAAAGCTAAGGAAATTCGTGATCTTACCACTGCCGAAATTGAACAAAAAATTAAAGCATTAAAAGAAGAGTTATTCAACCTTCGCTTCCAATTAGCAACAGGACAATTAGAAAACACAGCACGCATTCGCCAAGTACGTAAAGATATCGCACGCATGAAAACGATCATCCGTGAAAGAGAGATCGCTGCCAATAAATAA
- the rplV gene encoding 50S ribosomal protein L22 → MQAKAVARTVRIAPRKARLVIDLIRGKEVGEAVAILRHTPKAASPIIEKVLKSAVANAEHNYDMDVNKLVITEAYVDEGPTLKRFRPRAMGRASAINKRTSHITIVVSEKKEG, encoded by the coding sequence ATGCAAGCTAAAGCTGTCGCAAGAACAGTGCGTATTGCTCCTCGTAAAGCACGTTTAGTGATTGATTTAATTCGAGGAAAAGAAGTTGGTGAGGCAGTTGCCATTCTTCGCCACACACCAAAAGCTGCTTCTCCGATTATTGAAAAAGTGCTAAAATCCGCAGTGGCAAACGCTGAACATAACTATGACATGGACGTGAACAAACTAGTCATTACGGAAGCATATGTGGACGAAGGTCCAACGCTGAAACGTTTCCGTCCGCGCGCAATGGGACGTGCAAGCGCGATTAATAAACGCACAAGCCATATCACCATCGTTGTTTCAGAAAAGAAGGAGGGATAA
- the rpsS gene encoding 30S ribosomal protein S19, which translates to MGRSLKKGPFCDEHLMKKIEKLNETGQKQVIKTWSRRSTIFPQFVGHTIAVYDGRKHVPVYITEDMVGHKLGEFAPTRTFRGHAGDDKKTKR; encoded by the coding sequence ATGGGTCGCAGCTTAAAAAAAGGTCCGTTTTGTGATGAGCATTTAATGAAAAAAATCGAAAAATTAAATGAAACTGGACAAAAACAAGTGATTAAAACATGGTCTCGTCGTTCCACAATTTTCCCGCAATTTGTTGGTCATACGATCGCCGTATATGATGGACGCAAGCATGTACCAGTTTATATTACAGAAGACATGGTCGGACACAAACTTGGCGAGTTCGCACCGACGCGTACGTTCCGAGGCCATGCTGGCGACGATAAGAAAACAAAACGTTAA
- the rpsC gene encoding 30S ribosomal protein S3: MGQKVNPVGLRIGIIRDWDSRWYAEKDYADLLHEDLKIREYINKRLQDAAVSRIEIERAANRVNVTIHTAKPGMVIGKGGSEVEALRKALTQLTGKRVHINIVEIKKPDLDAKLVAENIARQLENRVSFRRAQKQAIQRAMRAGAKGIKTMVSGRLGGADIARSEHYSEGTVPLHTLRADIDYGTAEADTTYGKIGVKVWIYRGEVLPTKKKTEEGGK, encoded by the coding sequence GTGGGTCAAAAGGTGAATCCGGTCGGTCTCCGCATCGGCATTATTCGTGACTGGGACTCTAGATGGTACGCTGAAAAAGATTATGCGGACCTTTTGCATGAGGATCTAAAAATCCGTGAGTATATTAATAAACGTTTGCAAGATGCTGCAGTATCTCGCATTGAAATCGAACGTGCGGCAAACCGTGTTAATGTTACGATTCATACGGCTAAACCAGGCATGGTCATCGGTAAGGGCGGCTCGGAGGTAGAAGCGCTCCGTAAAGCGTTAACGCAATTAACTGGTAAACGCGTTCACATTAACATCGTTGAAATCAAAAAACCAGATTTAGATGCGAAACTTGTTGCGGAAAACATTGCGCGTCAACTTGAAAACCGCGTTTCGTTCCGTCGTGCGCAAAAACAAGCCATTCAACGTGCTATGCGCGCAGGTGCAAAAGGGATTAAAACGATGGTATCTGGTCGTCTCGGCGGTGCTGATATCGCTCGTTCGGAACATTACAGCGAAGGAACTGTTCCACTCCATACACTTCGCGCTGACATCGATTATGGAACGGCAGAAGCGGATACAACATACGGAAAAATCGGCGTAAAAGTATGGATTTATCGTGGAGAGGTCCTTCCGACAAAAAAGAAAACTGAGGAAGGAGGAAAATAA
- the rpsJ gene encoding 30S ribosomal protein S10, whose amino-acid sequence MAKEKIRIRLKAYDHRILDQSAEKIVETAKRSGAKVSGPIPLPTERTVYTILRAVHKYKDSREQFEMRTHKRLIDIVNPTPQTVDSLMRLDLPSGVDIEIKL is encoded by the coding sequence ATGGCAAAAGAAAAAATTCGTATCCGTTTAAAAGCTTACGATCATCGAATTCTTGATCAATCTGCGGAAAAAATCGTAGAAACAGCAAAACGTTCCGGCGCAAAAGTATCCGGTCCGATTCCGTTGCCAACGGAAAGAACTGTTTATACGATTTTGCGCGCTGTTCACAAGTACAAAGATTCTCGTGAACAATTCGAAATGCGTACACACAAACGCTTGATCGATATCGTAAACCCTACTCCACAAACAGTAGATTCTTTAATGCGCCTTGATTTGCCATCTGGCGTTGATATTGAAATTAAACTTTAA
- the rplD gene encoding 50S ribosomal protein L4, translated as MPKVALYNQNGETIGEIELNDSVFGIEPNKYVLFEAVIMQRASLRQGTHKTKNRAEVSGGGRKPWRQKGTGRARQGSIRAPQWRGGGTVFGPVPRSYSYKLPKKVRRLAIKSALSSKVLENNIVVLDSLTLEAPKTKEMAKILNNLSVDRKALIVTDDVNENVALSARNIPGVTVVTANGINVLDVLNHDKLVITKAAVEKVEEVLA; from the coding sequence ATGCCAAAAGTAGCATTGTATAACCAGAACGGAGAAACAATCGGTGAAATTGAACTGAACGATTCCGTTTTTGGTATTGAGCCAAATAAATATGTGTTATTCGAAGCGGTCATTATGCAACGTGCTTCGTTGCGTCAAGGAACGCATAAAACAAAAAATCGTGCGGAAGTAAGTGGCGGCGGCCGCAAACCATGGCGCCAAAAAGGAACAGGTCGCGCTCGTCAAGGTTCGATTCGCGCTCCACAATGGCGGGGTGGTGGTACAGTATTTGGTCCAGTTCCGCGCAGCTACAGCTATAAGTTGCCGAAAAAAGTCCGTCGCTTAGCAATTAAATCGGCATTATCTTCTAAAGTTCTCGAAAACAACATTGTTGTTTTAGACAGCTTAACATTAGAAGCGCCAAAAACAAAAGAAATGGCGAAAATCTTAAATAATCTTTCTGTTGATCGCAAAGCGCTAATTGTAACCGATGATGTGAACGAAAATGTTGCACTATCTGCGCGCAATATTCCAGGCGTTACGGTGGTTACAGCGAACGGCATTAACGTTCTTGATGTGCTAAACCATGATAAGCTCGTAATCACGAAAGCGGCCGTGGAGAAAGTAGAGGAGGTGCTTGCATAA
- the tuf gene encoding elongation factor Tu, which translates to MAKAKFERTKPHVNIGTIGHVDHGKTTLTAAITTVLAKQGKAEARAYDQIDAAPEERERGITISTAHVEYETDARHYAHVDCPGHADYVKNMITGAAQMDGAILVVSAADGPMPQTREHILLSRQVGVPYIVVFLNKCDMVDDEELLELVEMEVRDLLSEYDFPGDEVPVIKGSALKALEGDPEWEAKIIELMNAVDEYIPTPQREIDKPFMMPIEDVFSITGRGTVATGRVERGTLKVGDAVEIVGLADEPKSTTVTGVEMFRKLLDQAEAGDNIGALLRGVSRDEVERGQVLAKPGSITPHTKFKAQVYVLTKEEGGRHTPFFSNYRPQFYFRTTDVTGIITLPEGVEMVMPGDNVEMTVELIAPIAIEEGTKFSIREGGRTVGAGSVSEIIE; encoded by the coding sequence ATGGCTAAAGCGAAATTCGAACGTACGAAACCACACGTCAACATTGGTACTATCGGCCACGTTGACCATGGTAAAACGACGTTGACTGCTGCGATTACAACGGTTCTTGCTAAGCAAGGTAAAGCAGAAGCTCGTGCTTATGACCAAATCGACGCAGCTCCAGAAGAACGTGAACGCGGTATCACAATCTCTACTGCGCACGTTGAGTATGAAACTGACGCTCGTCACTATGCGCACGTTGACTGCCCTGGCCACGCAGACTACGTGAAAAACATGATCACAGGTGCAGCGCAAATGGACGGCGCAATCCTTGTTGTATCTGCAGCTGACGGCCCAATGCCGCAAACTCGCGAACACATTCTTCTTTCTCGCCAAGTAGGTGTACCATACATCGTTGTATTCTTAAACAAATGCGACATGGTAGACGATGAAGAATTGTTAGAACTAGTTGAAATGGAAGTTCGCGATCTATTATCTGAATATGACTTCCCTGGCGATGAAGTACCTGTTATCAAAGGTTCTGCATTAAAAGCGCTTGAAGGCGATCCTGAATGGGAAGCAAAAATCATTGAATTGATGAACGCGGTTGACGAATACATTCCAACTCCGCAACGTGAAATCGACAAACCATTCATGATGCCAATTGAAGACGTATTCTCGATCACTGGCCGTGGTACGGTAGCAACTGGCCGTGTAGAACGCGGTACGTTAAAAGTTGGTGACGCGGTAGAAATCGTTGGTCTTGCTGACGAGCCAAAATCTACAACAGTTACTGGTGTAGAAATGTTCCGCAAACTTCTTGACCAAGCAGAAGCTGGTGACAACATCGGTGCGCTTCTTCGCGGGGTATCTCGTGATGAAGTAGAACGCGGTCAAGTACTTGCGAAACCAGGCTCTATCACACCACATACAAAATTTAAAGCACAAGTTTACGTTTTAACAAAAGAAGAAGGTGGACGTCATACTCCATTCTTCTCTAACTACCGTCCACAATTCTACTTCCGTACAACAGACGTTACAGGTATCATCACGCTTCCAGAAGGCGTAGAAATGGTTATGCCTGGCGACAACGTTGAAATGACTGTAGAATTAATCGCGCCAATCGCGATCGAAGAAGGTACAAAATTCTCGATCCGTGAAGGCGGACGTACAGTAGGCGCAGGTTCTGTATCTGAAATCATCGAATAA
- the rplC gene encoding 50S ribosomal protein L3, with protein sequence MTKGILGRKIGMTQVFAENGDLIPVTVIEAAPNVVLQKKTMEKDGYEAIQLGFEDLSEKRANKPQIGHAAKANTAPKRFIREIRGANIDEYEVGQEVKVDIFSEGDIVDVTGISKGKGFQGAIKRHGQSRGPMAHGSRYHRRPGSMGAIAPNRVFKSKELPGRMGGERVTIQNLKIVKVDPERNLLLIKGNVPGPRKGLVIVKSAVKAKAK encoded by the coding sequence ATGACCAAAGGAATCTTAGGGAGAAAAATCGGTATGACGCAAGTATTCGCGGAAAACGGCGATTTAATTCCTGTAACCGTCATTGAAGCAGCTCCAAACGTGGTATTGCAAAAGAAAACGATGGAAAAAGACGGTTATGAGGCAATCCAATTAGGTTTTGAGGATTTAAGCGAAAAACGCGCCAATAAGCCGCAAATCGGCCACGCTGCGAAAGCGAATACTGCACCTAAGCGCTTCATCCGCGAAATCCGCGGCGCAAATATTGATGAATATGAAGTTGGTCAGGAAGTCAAAGTAGATATTTTTTCTGAAGGCGATATTGTCGATGTGACTGGAATTTCAAAAGGGAAAGGATTCCAAGGTGCGATCAAACGTCATGGTCAATCTCGCGGACCAATGGCACACGGTTCTCGTTATCATCGCCGTCCAGGTTCGATGGGTGCGATTGCGCCAAACCGCGTATTTAAATCGAAAGAATTGCCAGGCCGCATGGGTGGCGAACGTGTAACGATCCAAAACTTGAAAATCGTGAAAGTGGATCCGGAACGCAACCTTCTTCTTATCAAAGGAAACGTACCTGGTCCAAGAAAAGGTTTAGTGATCGTAAAAAGCGCAGTAAAAGCGAAAGCAAAATAA
- the rplX gene encoding 50S ribosomal protein L24: MHVKKGDKVQVISGKDKGKQGVILAAFPKKNRVIVEGVNIVKKHAKPSQANPQGGIITKEAPIHVSKVMPLDPKTGTPTRVGYKIVDGKKVRYAKKSGEILDK, translated from the coding sequence ATGCATGTAAAAAAAGGTGATAAAGTACAAGTAATCTCCGGTAAAGATAAAGGAAAACAAGGCGTTATTCTGGCGGCATTTCCTAAGAAAAACCGCGTGATTGTTGAAGGTGTCAATATCGTCAAAAAACATGCGAAACCATCACAAGCAAATCCACAAGGCGGTATTATTACAAAAGAGGCACCAATTCACGTATCGAAAGTAATGCCTTTAGATCCAAAAACGGGGACTCCAACCCGCGTTGGATATAAGATTGTCGACGGCAAAAAAGTACGTTATGCGAAAAAATCCGGTGAGATTTTAGATAAATAA
- the rplE gene encoding 50S ribosomal protein L5, translated as MNRLKEKYVNEVVPALMSKFNYKSIMQVPKIEKIVINMGVGDAVQNPKALDNAVEELTLIAGQKPVVTRAKKSIAGFRLRAGMPIGAKVTLRGERMYEFLDKLISVSLPRVRDFRGVSKKSFDGRGNYTLGIKEQLIFPEIDYDKVNKVRGMDIVIVTTANTDEEARELLTLLGMPFQK; from the coding sequence ATGAACCGCCTGAAAGAGAAATATGTAAATGAAGTGGTACCTGCTCTTATGAGCAAGTTTAACTATAAATCTATAATGCAAGTCCCAAAAATTGAAAAAATTGTCATCAACATGGGTGTTGGCGATGCAGTACAAAATCCGAAAGCACTTGACAACGCAGTAGAAGAATTAACATTAATCGCTGGTCAAAAACCAGTTGTAACTCGCGCGAAAAAATCAATTGCTGGTTTCCGCCTTCGTGCAGGAATGCCGATCGGCGCGAAAGTAACATTGCGCGGAGAACGCATGTATGAGTTTTTAGATAAACTGATTTCCGTATCGCTTCCACGCGTCCGTGACTTCCGGGGCGTATCGAAAAAATCGTTTGATGGCCGCGGCAACTACACGCTAGGAATTAAAGAACAATTAATTTTCCCTGAGATCGACTATGATAAAGTCAATAAAGTGCGCGGTATGGATATCGTCATTGTTACGACAGCCAACACGGACGAAGAAGCACGTGAACTTTTAACATTGCTCGGCATGCCATTCCAAAAATAA
- the rpsQ gene encoding 30S ribosomal protein S17, with product MSERNQRKVYVGRVVSDKMDKTITVLVETYKKHPLYGKRVKYSKKYKAHDENNIAKVGDIVKIMETRPLSATKRFRLVEIVEKAVIV from the coding sequence ATGAGTGAACGCAATCAACGCAAAGTATACGTAGGCCGCGTTGTATCCGACAAAATGGACAAAACGATTACCGTTCTTGTTGAGACATACAAAAAGCATCCGCTTTACGGCAAACGCGTGAAATATTCGAAAAAATATAAAGCGCATGACGAAAATAACATTGCAAAAGTTGGCGATATCGTAAAAATTATGGAAACTCGCCCACTTTCGGCAACAAAACGTTTCCGTTTAGTGGAAATTGTTGAAAAAGCAGTTATTGTTTAA
- the rplB gene encoding 50S ribosomal protein L2: MAIKKYKPTSNGRRGMTVLDFSEITTDQPEKSLLAPLKKKAGRNNQGKITVRHQGGGHKRQYRIIDFKRDKDGIPGRVATIEYDPNRSANIALIHYADGEKRYIIAPKNLKVGMEIMSGPDADIKVGNALPLENIPVGTLVHNIELKPGRGGQLVRAAGTSAQVLGKEGKYVIIRLASGEVRMILGTCRATVGEVGNEQHELVNIGKAGRARWLGIRPTVRGSVMNPVDHPHGGGEGKAPIGRKSPMTPWGKPTLGFKTRKKKNKSDKFIIRRRKK; encoded by the coding sequence ATGGCGATTAAAAAATATAAACCGACATCCAACGGTCGTCGTGGCATGACAGTGCTTGATTTTTCAGAAATCACAACAGATCAGCCGGAAAAATCGCTGCTCGCGCCATTAAAGAAAAAAGCGGGTCGCAACAACCAAGGGAAAATTACAGTACGCCATCAAGGCGGCGGTCATAAACGTCAATACCGTATCATTGACTTTAAACGCGACAAAGATGGAATTCCAGGCCGCGTTGCTACAATCGAGTACGATCCAAACCGTTCCGCAAACATCGCGTTAATTCACTATGCAGACGGTGAAAAACGTTATATTATTGCACCGAAAAACCTTAAAGTAGGCATGGAAATTATGTCTGGACCAGATGCAGACATCAAAGTCGGCAATGCATTGCCGCTTGAAAACATTCCAGTTGGTACGCTTGTGCACAATATCGAGCTGAAACCAGGAAGAGGCGGACAGTTAGTTCGTGCAGCTGGTACATCCGCACAAGTGCTTGGGAAAGAAGGAAAATATGTCATCATTCGTCTTGCATCTGGCGAAGTGCGCATGATTTTAGGTACTTGCCGGGCAACGGTTGGTGAAGTAGGTAACGAACAGCATGAACTGGTCAACATCGGTAAAGCAGGTCGTGCTCGTTGGTTAGGTATTCGTCCAACGGTTCGCGGTTCGGTTATGAACCCTGTTGATCACCCACACGGTGGTGGTGAAGGTAAAGCGCCAATCGGACGCAAATCACCAATGACTCCTTGGGGCAAACCAACACTTGGCTTTAAAACACGCAAAAAGAAAAATAAATCGGATAAATTCATTATCCGCCGTCGTAAAAAATAA
- the rplW gene encoding 50S ribosomal protein L23, giving the protein MKDPRDIIKRPIITENTMNLTAQKKYTFEVDVKANKTEVKDAVEKIFGVKVEKVNIMNYKGKFKRVGRYSGYTNRRRKAIVTLTPDSKDIELFEV; this is encoded by the coding sequence ATGAAAGATCCTCGCGATATTATTAAGCGCCCCATCATCACGGAAAACACGATGAATTTAACAGCGCAAAAAAAATACACGTTTGAAGTAGATGTAAAAGCTAATAAAACTGAAGTAAAAGACGCTGTTGAAAAAATCTTTGGCGTAAAAGTAGAGAAAGTCAACATTATGAACTATAAAGGAAAATTTAAACGCGTTGGCCGTTACAGCGGTTATACAAACCGTCGCCGCAAAGCGATTGTAACGTTAACGCCAGACAGCAAAGATATCGAACTGTTCGAAGTATAA
- the rplN gene encoding 50S ribosomal protein L14 yields the protein MIQQESRLKVADNSGAREVLVIKVLGGSGRRYANIGDVVVVTVKDATPGGVVKKGQVVKAVVVRTKRGVRRSDGSYIRFDENACVIIRDDKSPRGTRIFGPVARELRDKDFMKIISLAPEVI from the coding sequence ATGATTCAACAAGAATCTCGTTTAAAAGTAGCTGATAACTCAGGTGCACGGGAAGTGCTTGTTATTAAAGTTTTAGGTGGTTCTGGTCGCCGCTACGCAAACATTGGCGATGTCGTTGTTGTGACGGTCAAGGATGCGACACCAGGTGGCGTTGTTAAAAAAGGTCAAGTCGTAAAAGCAGTGGTTGTCCGTACAAAACGCGGTGTTCGCCGTTCGGATGGTTCTTACATTCGCTTTGACGAAAATGCTTGCGTCATCATTCGCGATGACAAAAGCCCGCGCGGTACGCGTATTTTCGGACCAGTCGCTCGTGAATTGCGCGATAAAGACTTTATGAAAATCATTTCCTTAGCTCCAGAAGTAATTTAA